Sequence from the Nitrospirota bacterium genome:
TTGATTTCAAGGGTGATATTTGTATAGTTCCACCAAATTCATTTGCATTAGGAAAGAGTGTAGAGTATTTCAAGATTCCACGCAATATCCTTACAATATGTCTCGGTAAGTCCAGCTATGCAAGGTGTGGTATAGTTGTAAATGTAACACCTTTTGAACCTGAATGGGAGGGATTTGTGACTATAGAGATATCCAATACCACACCCCTTCCTGCCAAGATATATGCCAATGAGGGTATTGCTCAGGTTATCTTTTTTGAGAGTGATGAGGTATGCGAGGTATCCTATGCAGACAGAAAAGGGAAGTACCAGGCACAGGCAGGGATAACACTTCCAAAGGTATAATAAATACAGTGAGGAGTGAAGAGTGAGAAGTGAAAAGAATGAGTTAAAGCCGGAAGATCGACTTATCGTTGCTCTGGATGTTGAAAGTAATGAAGATGCCACAAGACTTGTAGGATCGCTCAGAGAATATGTAAATATCTTCAAGATAGGCCACCAGCTATTTACAGTTGAAGGGCCCCGTGTAATCGAGATGATTCATAAAAAGGGATGCAGAGTATTTCTTGACCTTAAATATCACGACATACCAAATACTGTTGCAAAGGCAGGAGCAGTCGCTACCCGTATGGGGGTATTTATGTTTAATCTCCACACTCTCGGTGGAACAGAGATGATGCAGAGGTGTAAAGATGCTGTGGTTGAGACATCACTAAAACTCGGAACACAGAGACCGTTGGTTACAGGTGTGACCATACTCACGAGCATAGAGCAAGAGACATTGAATGAATTAGGTATGCCTTTATCTGTGAAGGAACAAGTTAAACATCTCTCGGCAATGGCTTACAGAGCAGGTCTTGATGGTGTTGTTGCATCACCACAGGAGGTAAGAATGATAAAGGATTATCTTGGCGAAGGATTTCTGGTAGTTACGCCTGGGATTCGTACTGGAAATCTACAATTAAAAAGAGGTAATGCTGTTGATGACCAGAAGAGAGTCATGTCTGTTAGGGATGCCATAGATGCAGGCGCTGATTATATAGTAGTCGGACGCCCTATCATAGAGGCAGACGACCCTGTAGAGGCAACAAAAAAGATACTAAAAGAGATTCTTCACCCTTCCTCGTCATTCTGAAGGAGCGTCAGCGACTGAAGAATCTATGAAAGGCAAGATAATGATAGCAAAAGAGAAGATCTTAGATATTCTTTTTGAAAATAATGCCCTACTTAAAGGACATTTTCTACTGAGTTCAGGACTTCATAGCCCTAACTACCTACAGTGTGCCCTTGTACTTCAGCATCCTGAGTATGCCGAGATGCTCTGCAGAGAGATTGCGCAATTATTCAAAGATAAAAAGATAGACCTTGTTACTGCACCTGCCCTTGGAGGTATCATAGTTGCACATGAAGTGGCAAAAGCATTAAAATGTAGGGCGATATTTGCTGAAAGAGTGGAGGGTATACTCACTCTAAGAAGGGGATTTTCTATAAAAAGTGGTGAACGTGTGCTTATAGTAGAAGATGTTATAACAACAGGAGGTTCTACAAGGGAGACAATAGATGTTGTTAAAAGAAATGGTGGGATTGTTGTTGGAGTGGGATGTCTGATAGACAGAAGTGGTGGCAATGCAGATGTCAGTGTTCCATATAAGTCATTGGTTTCTTTCCCTATACCTACATATACCCCGGAGACATGCCCCCAATGCAAAAGTGGGGGTATCCCTGTAAAACCCGGTAGCAGAGGGTAATGACATCTATTCTTCCATCTAAAAATGAATTCCTCAGGGCTGTAAGAAAAGGAAAGATATTTCCTGTTTACACTGAAATAGCCTTTGAAGAGCCAGCCACTGTATTTGAGAAAATCCATGCAGAGGGTCATTCATTCCTCCTTGAAAGTGTAAAGGGGATTAAAAAGATCGGAAGGTATTCGTTTCTCGGCGCAGAACCATACCTTATATTCAGAAATAAAGGGCGTGATACAGAGATAATATGGAAGGGGAAAAGAATTCTTACATCGAGTCCACCACTCAAAAAACTCAGGGAGTTAATGAATGATTATTTTTTAGAGCGTGTTGATGGACTTCCACCTTTTCTATGTGGTGCGGTTGGCTTTATTGGATATGACTTTGTTCATAACTTTGAGAGGCTTCCACAAACTGCACTTGATGACCTGAATCTTCCAGACGCATATTTCATCTTTGTTGATTGCATTGTTGCATTTGATCATTATGATAAAAAGGGCTGGATTATTGCAAGTCCATTAGCAAGAAAACAGGAATTTAACTATGATAATATCACAGGTATTGACTGGGAGGAATATTATGAGGAATCGAGCATACGGATAGAAAGACTCAAAGAGAAAGTTCAAGGTTCAAAAATACAGGGGTCAGGGGTCAGGGGTCAGGGGTCAGAGAAAATTATGAATATAGAGATAAACTATCACATGAAAAAAGAACAATATATGAATATAGTCAGGAGGACAAAGGAATATATTGCCGATGGAGATATTTTCCAAGCAAACCTTTCGCAGAGGTTGTCTGCTGAAACAGGGGATACAGATGCCTGGTCGCTTTACAGGATACTGCGGTCAATCAATCCATCACCTTTTGCAGCATTTCTTGATTTTGGTGAATGTACGATTGTAAGTTCATCCCCTGAAAGATTATTGAAGGTTGAGGAAAGAACGGTTGAGACCCGACCCATTGCAGGGACAAGACCAAGAGGTTTAGATGACAATGGTGATAGAAGAATGAGGGCAGAGCTTCTCATGAATGAAAAGGAAAGGGCTGAGCATATAATGCTTATTGATTTAGAGAGAAACGACCTTGGCAGAGTATGCGATTATGGGAGTATTGAAGTGGATGAATTGATGATTACGGAAGATTACTCCCATGTAATCCATATCGTCTCGAACATAAAGGGAAGACTTGCAGAGGGGAAGGATTGCTTTGATGTGATAAGGGCAGCATTTCCAGGAGGCACAATCACAGGTGTCCCAAAGGTAAGATGCATGGAGATAATTGATGAATTAGAACCAGTAACTAGAGGTCCGTATACAGGTTCAATCGGGTATATAAGCTTTACAGGCGATATGGATCTCAATATTATTATAAGAACATTTGTAATAAAGGACGGAGTTGCCTATGTTCACGCCGGTGCCGGGATAGTAGCAGACTCAGATCCAGAGAGGGAATACTATGAGACCCTTTACAAGGCAGAGGCATTGATAAAGACGATAGAGAAAGTCAGGATTAAGGAGTAAGGATTAAGGATTAGGAGTAAAGGAGATGATCATATATCTTAATGGTGAACTTGTGGAGAGAAAAGATGCTGTGGTCTCTGTCTTTGACCATGGGTTTCTTTACGGTGATGGTATATACGAGACCCTGAGAGCCTACAATGGGAGGGTATTTATGCTTGATGAACACATTGAGAGACTTTTTCGCTCTGCCTCACTCATAAAACTACATCTCCCATTATCTAAAGAGGAAATCAGCACTGCAGTGTATATTACACTCTCTGCCAATGGTCTTAAGGACGCATATATAAGGATTACGGTATCAAGAGGTATGGGTGAAATAGGGCTCGATCCAGATTTATGCCCGATCCCAACTATTGTAATAATAGCGAGAGAACTCAAAGGGTATCCAGAAGAACTCTATGAAAAGGGTATAAAGATAACTATTGTAAATGTCATGAGAAATCACAGAGATGCCCTCAATCCACAGATAAAGTCCCTTAATTTTTTAAATAACATCCTTGCAAAGATAGAGGCAAAGGATAAAGGTGCATACGAAGGGGTTATGCTTAATATAGATGGGCATCTGACAGAGGGGACAATAACCAATATATTCTTCATCAAGGATAGAAGGCTATTAACCCCCTCAATAGATGCGGGGATACTTGATGGTATAACACGGGGGATAGTTTTGAAGATAGCAAGAGAAAAAGGTATGGAGACTGTTGAGGGATTGTTTCACCCTGAAGACCTCTATACAGCAGACGAGGTATTCATCACGAACTCAACGATTGAGATACTTCCTGCGATAGTGGTTGATAACAGAAAAATCAAGGATGGGTTTCCGGGTTTAATAACCATGTGTCTGCTAAAGATCTACAGGGAAGTTGTTGCAGAAAGCCCCCTGTAGCAATCTTCGAAATGTAAGGAATTTTTTATTTTTTTAGCCACGCCATCAACCTTTCAGCTGGAAGGGTATTGAGTATATCACCCTTTTCAAGCCAACCCCTCCTTGCAACAGATACTCCACTATTCATATAATCGAGCTGATTTATGATATGGGCGTCAGTAGAGATAATCAACGGGACACCAAGTTCTTTCGCCCTCTTGCAATATGTATCGTTAAGATCCAGCCTCAACGGGTATGCATTTATCTCAAGGGTGGTGTTGTGTTTCTTTGCCTCTCTTAATATCTCCCCCATGTCTACCTCATAGGCATCCCTTTCACCTAAAAGCCTTCCAGTAGGATGAGCTATAACATCAACATGTGGATTCCTTATAGCCTTTATGATCCGTGATGTGAGTTGTTCCTTTGACTGCTTGAAGCCAGAATGGATCGCAGCCACAACTATATCAAGCCTGGCAAGGATGTCATCCGTATAGTCAAGCGATCCATCTCCTCTGATATTCACCTCTATACCGGCAAGCAGTCTAAAGCCCCTCAGCCGTTTATTTATCTCGTATATCTCACCTTTCTGCTTTATAATGTCCTCATCTGTCATACCTCTCGCTATACCTAAGGACTTGGAGTGATCTGTAATAGCAAGGTATTGATAACCCCTTTTAATCGCCCCTGCCACAAGTTCTTCAAAGGTATGCGCCCCATCACTCCACTTGCTGTGTACATGGAGGTCTCCTTTTATATCAGATAGTTCAAGTAAATCTGGTAGTCTCCTATTTTGAGCAGCCTCTATCTCACCAGTATCTTCCCTTAGCTCAGGTGGTATGTAGGGTAATCCTATTACCCTGAATATATCTTCCTCTTCTTTCCCACCGATTTTCTTCCCTGTATCCTCTCTGAATATACCATACTCATTTATCTTCAAACCTCTCTTCATAGCCATCTCTCTGACACGTATATTATGCGTCTTTGAACCCGTAAAGTAGGCAAGTGCAGCACCATAGCTGTCTTTTTCAACAACCCTCAAATCTACCTGTAAACCTTCATGTGTCACGATTGAGGACTTTGTCTGCCCATGCGCAAGAACCTCTCTTATCTGAGGGAGGTTAACAAACACCTTCATTACCCTCTCTGGGTGGTTTGATGTAGCAAGGATATCTATATCCCTTATGGTATCCTTCATTCTTCTAAGACTGCCAGCAAGAGAAATCCGTTCAACCTCTTTACACATTTTTAATCTATCGAGTATATCCAGTGCGACTGGCAGAACCCTGCCGAGAGGCTGTCGCTCCTTCCCTCTCTTTAGCATCTGAATACCACGGAGTATGTTCTCTTCTGTCTTTTCTTTTATCCCCGGCAGTCCTGCAAGCCTGTGTGATGAAGCCATCTCTTCGAGTTCTTCGATGCTCTTTATATTCAGTCTTTCATAAAAGAGCTTTGCTGTTTTCGGTCCAAGTCCTGGGACAGAAAGCATGTCAACCAGCTCGGATGGAACCTCTTTTTTGATATCTTCGTAGTATTGAAGCCTCCCTGTCGAGATTATCTCCCTTATCTTTTGTGCAAGGTCTTTACCTATACCTGGTATCTGTTCAAGCTCCCCTTCTTTCTCAGAGACCTCAGCAACATCTCTTGATAATGCCTCTATGTTTTGTGCTGCCTTCCTGTACGCCCTTATCCTGAAAGGGTTTTCACCCATTATCTCAAGCAGGTCTGCAATACCATTGAATATCTCTACAACCTCACGGTTCTTCATAGGCATAAATATAAAAATCTTTTTATTGAATAATATCATAATTTATGCGCTTTCGATAATAGGTTTGTTTATGTGGGTTTTTCAGTGTGACTGTTCCCAAAGAGAATCTATGTAGTAAAGAATTTTATTAAGTTTTATAATGTCAGAAGGATAGGTTTAACAATGCCAGATGAAAAGATAAAAGTAATTTCTTACTCTGGTTATCGGGGTGATGAATCTCCAAAGGTATTTATCCTGCATGGAGAGCGTATCAAGGTTATGGAGATTTTAAAGATGTGGACCGAGGAAAGAACAGAGAGCAGGGAAAGGAAAAGGTTTTTCAAAGTAAAAGGAAGCGATGGCTATGAATACATAATTTATTACGATGAGAAGGTGATGGAGTGGTATCTTTCCATTTGACACTGAAATTTAATCCTATATAAGATGTATCCTCTGAGAAACACTTCGAAGAGGGGAAGATAATTTTAGAATCAAGTTTTACAGGCTCGAATGTTAGATGTAATGTTACCTACCCTTTCAATAAAGCAGATATGGAGATGTCTTCATTCAAGTCTTCCCAATGGATTCCAACACCTCTACCAATAAGCCGATATCTTTTTCTCTGTTCCTCAGTTGCATCCCTTAATTTTGGAAACCACTCAAGAGGCACGCTGATTTCTCTTCCATCTATAAGACGAATATGCATCATATTGGGGTCAAACCATATAGTAGATGCCATTGCCTCAGAGGTTTTACCGACCAAAGTACTCATTCCATTAACCAGAGTAAGAAATTACTTTTAGTAACTACTAGTAACTATTAGTTACTATAATTCGTTCACTTCTTTTGCACTATACCCTACGGATTTTGTAATCTGCACAGGTTCAAGCCAGAACTTTGCATAATTGTCATCCGATTCAACAGGAATATGCATAGGTTCGTCGCCTTCATTGCTGAAGAAAAACCTAAATTTTCCAATCTTCAAAATTGTTGGCATAAATAATTATACAGAAAAATAAACCCAAAATAAATGAAAAAAGAAATAGGCTACTCTAAGGTCTTTTAACCACTCAACAGAGACATCTATAAAGGACGTTAGATAGTACTTTATCTAACGTCCTAAATTGATATTTAGTCGGTGTTTTATCTTACAACTTAGAGCATCTTTTTAAGTTCCATCGCATTCTTTACCGCATACCCGAAGGCATCGTTATTAAAATAGATATAGACATCCTTGCCTTCTTTTGACCACCTTTTTATATCCGATGCAGCCCTTTTCAATGCTTTATTGCTGTAAGATGTTGCGTAACTGCCACCTTCTCCGTGTCTTCTTATATAAACAAAATCTGCGGTTGGAGGAACCTTTACACCAAAATCAGGATAATCAGCCATACAGAAGGAGATATTGTTTTCTCTCAGCAGATCGAATATCTCCGCTGAAAACCAACTCTCCTCCCTGAACTCAAATACATTTCTCACATGGAATTCTCTTAACATCTTTATAAATTCTCCAAGCCTTTCTGTATCTGCCTTAAAAGCCGGGGACAGCTGCCATAATATAACAGAGAGTTTTTCCTTGAGGTTTACTACTCTCTCAAAAAATATCTTCAGGGCATCAGATGCATCTTTTAGCCTCTTTATATGTGTTATAAACCTGCTACCTTTCACTGCGAATCTGAAATCTGCTGGTGTCCTCTTATACCAGCCTGTGAATACCTTATCTGATGGAAGCCTGTAAAATGTCACATTAAGTTCTACGGTATTAAAATATTCTGTATAGAATTCGAGCCATTTCCTCTGTGGTAGACCTGAAGGGTAAAAGACACCATCAGCCCAGTGCCTGTAATTATAACCACTTGTTCCGATATAAATAGACATAATGATATTTTAGTTAAAAATATACCATGATTGACAGAATTTGTGTTAAAATTTGGATAAAGAAACGGGAGGGGAAAAGGTGAATGAACTTACAAAATCTCGATAAAAGACTCCCACTTATCCATGAGGCTGACATTAATGAAAAGATTGTCCTCGTCAGGTTTGATCACAATGTTGTAAAGAATGGCATTGTGAGAGACCCTTACAGGATTGACAGGACACTTGGCACCCTCTATAGCATCGTTGAACGTGGAGGGCGACCAATCCTCATGACCCATGTGGGAAGACCCAAAGATAAAAAGACAGGTGAGATAAGGTGCAGCCCTGCGGAATCTGTAGAGCCCATAGTTGAGTATCTCGAACACAAACTCCACACAAAATTTTATATACCAAAATTTAATATTGACCCACAGAAAGGGATAATGGATATTGACACCTCTATTAACCTTGCTATAAAAAACCTGCGTGATAGAAAGATTGGAGGTATATATCTTCCAAATACGAGGTGGTTTCAGGGCGAGGAAGCAGAAGGCTCTCCGAGGGAGAGATTTTCTCTTCAGCTTGCAGGACTTGCAGATATCTATATAAACGATGCCTTTGGTTCCTGGCAGCCCCATGCCTCAACTTATGACATAACAAGATACCTTCCTTCCTATGCAGGTTTCCTCATGCAGCAGGAGATAGAGAACCTGAGTCGCATCATGAACCCTGAGAGACCCTTTGTTGCGGTGGTTGCTGGAGCAAAATACGACACCAAAATAGGTCCCCTCTATGCAATATACGATAAGGTAGATAGTTTAATCCTTGGAGGTGTCATCTACAATACATACATTTGCGCCAAGTATGGTATCTTCATCGAGGGAATTCCTGAAAGAGACATAGGAGCAGCAAAAGACCTTGTGGATATGGACAGGGAAAAAGGCAAGATTGTGGAGCTTCCCTACATCGTTGAATCTGGTACAATGGATGGAAAGATCGAAGGAAAATTCAGAACTATATCCATCAAAGATTTCAAAGAGGGCAAGAAATATGGTTTTATTCTTGATATTGACCCGAGATCTTTTGAAGATAAAAAGGTTTCAGAAACTATAGCCACTGCGAGAACCATCTTTGTCAATGCAGTGATGGGATTCACTCCACACTTCACAGCTGGCTCTGAGGCACTTGACAGAACCATAGATGAGAATACTGTTGCCCTGAAGATGTATGGAGGTGGAGATACCCTCCAGGAGTTCAAGAACCTCTGTCCTGGTCTTTATCTTTCTGTTATGGATAATGCACAATACTATTTCTTTACAGGTGGAGGAACTGTCCTTACCGCTATAGAACAAGGAAGTCCTTATGGATTAAAACCAGTAGAGGCATTAATTCAAAATGCACAGCGAGCGGTTAGCGAACGAATATGAAACAAAGATAATTCCTTACATTTCGAAGCTGAAAGCTTCAAAATAAAGAGAGCGGTAAAAATATAGCCTCTCAGTAAGTCGTAGACAGTTATTTGTTAATTACCTGAATTGCCTTTTTATCATTTACTGTTTTAAGCACACATATCGCAGTCTTGCCCGCACCAGCAGTTCCATAGAGATAGTTGATATTAATACCGGCCGCAGCAATCTTATCAGCCACTTTCTTCATCTCTCCAGGCTTGTTCGGCATCTCCACTGCAATTATATCCTCTTCTTTGATCTCAGCACCGAATTTGCCAAGCGCCTTCTTTGCCTTTGTGTTGCTGTCTGTAATCAGCATAAAATATGCCTTATCTTCCATCTCATAGGCGCAAATAGCATTGATATTAACCTTTGCATCTGATATAACTTTACTGATCTCTGAGAGTAATCCGACCTTGTTTGGCATGATAAGATTCAGCTGTTTTGATTTTTTTGCCTTTGCCATTTTCCTCACCTCCCAAAAATCATTTTACTATTTCCTTCTGGAATGTCAAGCCCAAAATATCTTGATTTTTTACTCCAACCTGTTAAAATAACACCAAAAGCATGGCAGAGGAGAGACCATGTATGAAGAGTTTTTTGGACTCAGAGAGTCACCTTTTAATCTCACACCTGACCCACGATTCCTGTTTCTGAGTCCAAAGCACGAAGAGGCACTATCCAATATACTCTATGGAATAAATGAGAAAAAGGGGTTTATTTTACTTACAGGAGAGATCGGAACAGGAAAGACTACGCTCTGCCGCAAGCTCTTACACTCATTCGACAGCACTGTTCGCAGTGCATTGATACTCAACCCAAATCTTACAACCATAGAGATTCTACAGGCTATAAATCAGGACTTCGGCATACCACTACAGGATGGGCTTAAAAAGAGACTTATAGATGATCTCAATACCTTTCTCCTCGATGCACACTCTGAGGACAAAAATGTCGTATTAATAATAGACGAGGCACAGGACCTTTCACCGGATGCCTTAGAACAGATCAGACTACTCAGTAACCTTGAGACCGAGAAGGAAAAACTACTCCAGATAGTCCTTGTAGGACAGCCTGAACTCAATGAAAAGCTAAAAACGCCACAATTAAAACAGTTAAATCAGAGGATAGCCGTCCGGTATCACCTGCAACCACTAAATAAAAAAGAAACGGAGGAATACATAAACAGAAGGATACAGATCGCCGGTGGAGACTTTTCATTTCCAAAGCAATCGGTAAAAAAGATATATAAGTTCAGTGGTGGGGTACCACGCTTGATAAACCTTGTCTGTGATAGGGCGCTACTTGCTGCATACGCATCTTCAAAAAGGCTGAGAAATAAATTGATCGAAGAGGCTATAGCAGAATTGCAAGGTAAAAAGATAACATATAGAGATAGAGTAGGACTCAGACCTATTCTCGCCGTTCCTGTTATAATAATACTTCTTACTGCAGCTCTTACATTCAAAGAAAATATAAATATTGATATCAGTGGCATAGAAAAGTTTTATTATAAGACTACAGCATTTGTGAGTTCTATTTTAAATAAAGAAGAAGGTAAAGGAAAGCAGGATCAAGCAGAAAAGATGACTATCATTGAAGGATTCGATAAAGATGGAATATTCAGGGTAAATAAGGAAGAAGACTCACCGAAGGCAGTTGTATTCACGCTACTTAAACAATGGGATATAAAGATTTCAGACCTTATGCCTCTGTGGAAAAAACCTATAGATAATCCTCTATCTGCTGCAGACCGTTTTGGTTTTGGTTCATATACTTTTCCTTTATCCATGGAGCGATTAAAAAAGATAGATTTGCCGTGTATAATAGAACTTATAGACGATAAGGAAAATTTTCATCCTGTTGTTGCTGCTGCAATAAGAAGTGATGATGTGGTCATATTTGACCCTCTCTATGGCAAAAAACAATATAAAAAAGATGAATTAGAGAAAAGGTGGAGCGGTAAGGGTATTACCTTATGGAGTAAGATAGATGGAATCGAACTTCCATTTGAACCGAAGGAAGGAACCCAATCGGTAAAAAAACTCCAGGAGTTACTAAAGAAGGCTGGATACTTTCCATACGAACCTACTGGGACAAGGATTCAAAGAACAATCCGAGCACTTAATGAGTTTCAGAAAGCCAATGGGATAAAGGAAGATGGATACCTGGGACCAGAGACTATAGTTTTTCTCTCAAGGATTAATTCGAATAAGAAGATGCCGCGATTAACCAGGGTTGAATAATTTAGGGGGTTGGATTTGAGTATAATCCATGACGCATTAAGAAAGGCCCAGAAAGTCAGTAAAACGGTTGTTACTAAGGAGAGTAAGGATAGGGCAGAGGCATTTCCAGAAGAAAAGAGAGGATTGAGATGGATACTCATACTTGCATTGGTAATCTCTCTTTCTATCCTGGGCTTTATTATAGCTACCCGAACGACGATACTACACAAAATAAGGTATCAACAGTTTCTTGCACCCCTGCAGGAAGTCGTAATCAAAGTTATCAAGAAGGAAAAACCGAGGGAGATAGAAACACCATCTATATCGAAACCATCACCACCTGCACCACCCCATAAAGAGATTGACCATATAAATCTTGGAATGGAATACTACAGGAAAGGTGCTATAAAAGAAGCGATATCGGAATTTAAGACTGCTATAGCAATAAAACCAGACATACCTGAGGTATATAACAATCTCGGTATAGCACTGAGAAGGGCAGGCAGGCTTCAAGAGGCGCTCTCAGCATATAAAGAGGCTATAAGGCTAAGACCTGACTACCCGGAGGCATACAACAATATGGGTGTGGTAAATAACCTCTTGAAGAGATACAATGAGGCTGTGAGCTCTCTTACAGAGGCATTGAGACTTAAACCAAACTATCCTGAAGCACATTTAAACTTAGCCATAGCCTTTGAAAAGTTAGGCAGAATGCCAGAGGCAGAGATGCACTATCATACATTTATGATGTTAGCAGGACCTGAAGATCAGAGGATGGTAGAGATTGTGAGGAGACATCTTCAGGGGTAATGAATATTCTTGGTATAGATACATCTTGTGATGAAACAGCGGCATCTATCGTTAAAGATGGAAAGGTTATCCTCTCAAATATTGTATCCTCACAGGTAGATATACATAAGAAATACGGTGGTATAGTCCCTGAACTTGCTTCGAGAAGCCATATCGAATCAATAATCCCTGTTATAGACGAAGCACTTATGGTCTCTGGAGTAATGCTTAAAGACATATCAGCAATAGCTGTTACCAACGGTCCAGGGCTTATAGGGTCTCTTCTTGTTGGTGTATCGGTTGCAAAGGCTCTCTCATATGCAGCAGGCATCCCCCTTGTAGCAATCAATCATCTCGAAGGACATATCGCATCTCTCTTACCCGAATATGATATAGAGTTTCCATTTGTAGCACTTGTGGTTTCAGGTGGTCATACGAATCTTTACTATACATCTGATATCGGTGATTACAGAGAACTCGGAGTTACAAGAGATGATGCAGCTGGTGAGGCATACGATAAAGTAGCCAAGATGCTCGGACTCGGTTATCCAGGTGGTCCTATTTTAGACAGACTTGCTCAGGAGGGTAATCCTGATGCAATATCGTTCCCGAGGGCGACAGTGCTAGATGGTATGGATTTCAGTTTTAGTGGGCTCAAGACAGCAGTGATGAACTACTTGAAGACAGTGAACAGTGAACAGTGGACAGTGAACAAAAGTCTAATAAAAGACATCGCTGCCAGTTTTCAGGAAGCAGTAGTGGATGTCCTTATTTCAAGACTGATTGAGGCATCAAGGTTAACACAGGTAGAAAGAATTGCCATAACTGGAGGGGTGGCAGCAAACACAACGCTAAGAAAAAAAGCAGAAGAATATGCGGCTTCTGAGGGATTAATGCTATATATTCCTTCACCTCATCTATGCACAGATAATGCCGCAATGATTGCAGTAGCAGGTTATCACTATTTTAAAAAGAATCTATATTCAGATCTAACACTCAATGCAATCGCCTATCTGCCTCTCGGTAGTGTTTCTTAAGACTTTATATTCCCATCAGCTCTCCGAAATCAACAATTGTGATAAACTCTTTTGATTCTTTAATCCGCTTCTTTGAATTTGCCTTTGCCTTAAGGATGATATATTTTATCCCATATTCTTTCGCTGTCCTCAGAACCTCTTCTGTATCATCAATAAGAAAGGTCTTTTCCTTAACAAATCCAAGGCGTTTCTCTGCCTTTTCCCAGAACATAGATGTCTCCTTTGGATAGCCAACATCAAAAGAGGATAGCACTGAGTCAAAGTACCTGCCAATCTCTGTCTTTTTGAGTTTTATGGCAAGGGATTTGTAATGGGCATTTGTTACAAGAAAGACCTTCTTTTTATGCCTTTTTAGCATCTTCAGGAAATCCTCCACATGAGGGTGAACCTCGATGAGGTGTTTTATCTGTTCCTTCAGGGC
This genomic interval carries:
- a CDS encoding DUF72 domain-containing protein, whose protein sequence is MSIYIGTSGYNYRHWADGVFYPSGLPQRKWLEFYTEYFNTVELNVTFYRLPSDKVFTGWYKRTPADFRFAVKGSRFITHIKRLKDASDALKIFFERVVNLKEKLSVILWQLSPAFKADTERLGEFIKMLREFHVRNVFEFREESWFSAEIFDLLRENNISFCMADYPDFGVKVPPTADFVYIRRHGEGGSYATSYSNKALKRAASDIKRWSKEGKDVYIYFNNDAFGYAVKNAMELKKML
- a CDS encoding AAA family ATPase translates to MYEEFFGLRESPFNLTPDPRFLFLSPKHEEALSNILYGINEKKGFILLTGEIGTGKTTLCRKLLHSFDSTVRSALILNPNLTTIEILQAINQDFGIPLQDGLKKRLIDDLNTFLLDAHSEDKNVVLIIDEAQDLSPDALEQIRLLSNLETEKEKLLQIVLVGQPELNEKLKTPQLKQLNQRIAVRYHLQPLNKKETEEYINRRIQIAGGDFSFPKQSVKKIYKFSGGVPRLINLVCDRALLAAYASSKRLRNKLIEEAIAELQGKKITYRDRVGLRPILAVPVIIILLTAALTFKENINIDISGIEKFYYKTTAFVSSILNKEEGKGKQDQAEKMTIIEGFDKDGIFRVNKEEDSPKAVVFTLLKQWDIKISDLMPLWKKPIDNPLSAADRFGFGSYTFPLSMERLKKIDLPCIIELIDDKENFHPVVAAAIRSDDVVIFDPLYGKKQYKKDELEKRWSGKGITLWSKIDGIELPFEPKEGTQSVKKLQELLKKAGYFPYEPTGTRIQRTIRALNEFQKANGIKEDGYLGPETIVFLSRINSNKKMPRLTRVE
- a CDS encoding ACT domain-containing protein produces the protein MAKAKKSKQLNLIMPNKVGLLSEISKVISDAKVNINAICAYEMEDKAYFMLITDSNTKAKKALGKFGAEIKEEDIIAVEMPNKPGEMKKVADKIAAAGININYLYGTAGAGKTAICVLKTVNDKKAIQVINK
- a CDS encoding phosphoglycerate kinase, with the protein product MNLQNLDKRLPLIHEADINEKIVLVRFDHNVVKNGIVRDPYRIDRTLGTLYSIVERGGRPILMTHVGRPKDKKTGEIRCSPAESVEPIVEYLEHKLHTKFYIPKFNIDPQKGIMDIDTSINLAIKNLRDRKIGGIYLPNTRWFQGEEAEGSPRERFSLQLAGLADIYINDAFGSWQPHASTYDITRYLPSYAGFLMQQEIENLSRIMNPERPFVAVVAGAKYDTKIGPLYAIYDKVDSLILGGVIYNTYICAKYGIFIEGIPERDIGAAKDLVDMDREKGKIVELPYIVESGTMDGKIEGKFRTISIKDFKEGKKYGFILDIDPRSFEDKKVSETIATARTIFVNAVMGFTPHFTAGSEALDRTIDENTVALKMYGGGDTLQEFKNLCPGLYLSVMDNAQYYFFTGGGTVLTAIEQGSPYGLKPVEALIQNAQRAVSERI
- a CDS encoding DUF2442 domain-containing protein, which gives rise to MSTLVGKTSEAMASTIWFDPNMMHIRLIDGREISVPLEWFPKLRDATEEQRKRYRLIGRGVGIHWEDLNEDISISALLKG
- a CDS encoding DUF6504 family protein; translation: MPDEKIKVISYSGYRGDESPKVFILHGERIKVMEILKMWTEERTESRERKRFFKVKGSDGYEYIIYYDEKVMEWYLSI
- a CDS encoding tetratricopeptide repeat protein, whose translation is MSIIHDALRKAQKVSKTVVTKESKDRAEAFPEEKRGLRWILILALVISLSILGFIIATRTTILHKIRYQQFLAPLQEVVIKVIKKEKPREIETPSISKPSPPAPPHKEIDHINLGMEYYRKGAIKEAISEFKTAIAIKPDIPEVYNNLGIALRRAGRLQEALSAYKEAIRLRPDYPEAYNNMGVVNNLLKRYNEAVSSLTEALRLKPNYPEAHLNLAIAFEKLGRMPEAEMHYHTFMMLAGPEDQRMVEIVRRHLQG
- a CDS encoding DUF4160 domain-containing protein, whose protein sequence is MPTILKIGKFRFFFSNEGDEPMHIPVESDDNYAKFWLEPVQITKSVGYSAKEVNEL